From the Canis lupus baileyi chromosome 37, mCanLup2.hap1, whole genome shotgun sequence genome, one window contains:
- the LOC140626157 gene encoding histone H2B type 1-C/E/F/G/I — translation MPEPAKSAPAPKKGSKKAVTKAQKKDGKKRKRSRKESYSVYVYKVLKQVHPDTGISSKAMGIMNSFVNDIFERIAGEASRLAHYNKRSTITSREIQTAVRLLLPGELAKHAVSEGTKAVTKYTSSK, via the coding sequence ATGCCCGAGCCCGCCAAGTCCGCGCCGGCCCCGAAGAAGGGCTCCAAGAAGGCGGTGACCAAGGCGCAGAAGAAGGACGGCAAGAAGCGCAAGCGCAGCCGCAAGGAGAGCTACTCGGTGTACGTGTACAAGGTGCTGAAGCAGGTGCACCCCGACACGGGCATCTCGTCCAAGGCCATGGGCATCATGAACTCGTTCGTCAACGACATCTTCGAGCGCATCGCGGGCGAGGCGTCGCGCCTGGCGCATTACAACAAGCGCTCGACCATCACGTCCAGGGAGATCCAGACGGCCGTGCGCCTGCTGCTGCCCGGGGAGCTGGCCAAGCACGCCGTGTCCGAGGGCACCAAGGCCGTCACCAAGTACACCAGCTCCAAGTGA
- the LOC140626147 gene encoding histone H2A type 1-H-like, with the protein MRFSELTCTVATLDKRYWQLEMSGRGKQGGKARAKAKTRSSRAGLQFPVGRVHRLLRKGNYAERVGAGAPVYLAAVLEYLTAEILELAGNAARDNKKTRIIPRHLQLAIRNDEELNKLLGKVTIAQGGVLPNIQAVLLPKKTESHHKAK; encoded by the coding sequence ATGCGCTTTTCTGAACTTACTTGCACCGTAGCCACACTTGACAAACGCTATTGGCAGTTGGAGATGTCAGGTCGCGGGAAGCAGGGCGGCAAGGCTCGCGCCAAGGCCAAGACGCGCTCGTCGCGGGCCGGGCTCCAGTTCCCGGTGGGCCGCGTCCACCGCCTGCTCCGCAAGGGCAACTACGCGGAGCGGGTCGGGGCGGGCGCGCCGGTGTACCTGGCGGCCGTGCTGGAGTACCTGACGGCCGAGATCCTGGAGCTGGCGGGCAACGCGGCCCGCGACAACAAGAAGACGCGCATCATCCCGCGCCACCTGCAGCTGGCCATCCGCAACGACGAGGAGCTCAACAAGCTGCTGGGCAAAGTCACCATCGCGCAGGGCGGCGTCCTGCCCAACATCCAGGCCGTGCTGCTGCCCAAGAAGACCGAGAGCCACCACAAGGCCAAATGA
- the LOC140626149 gene encoding histone H3.1, with translation MARTKQTARKSTGGKAPRKQLATKAARKSAPATGGVKKPHRYRPGTVALREIRRYQKSTELLIRKLPFQRLVREIAQDFKTDLRFQSSAVMALQEACEAYLVGLFEDTNLCAIHAKRVTIMPKDIQLARRIRGERA, from the coding sequence ATGGCTCGCACGAAGCAGACGGCGCGCAAGTCGACGGGCGGCAAGGCCCCGCGCAAGCAGCTGGCCACCAAGGCGGCCCGCAAGAGCGCGCCGGCCACCGGCGGCGTCAAGAAGCCGCACCGCTACCGGCCCGGCACGGTGGCCCTGCGCGAGATCCGGCGCTACCAGAAGTCCACGGAGCTGCTGATCCGCAAGCTGCCGTTCCAGCGCCTGGTGCGCGAGATCGCGCAGGACTTCAAGACCGACCTGCGCTTCCAGAGCTCGGCCGTCATGGCGCTGCAGGAGGCGTGCGAGGCCTACCTGGTGGGGCTCTTCGAGGACACCAACCTCTGCGCCATCCACGCCAAGCGCGTCACCATCATGCCCAAGGACATCCAGCTGGCGCGCCGCATCCGCGGGGAGAGGGCCTGA
- the LOC140626153 gene encoding histone H2A type 1: MSGRGKQGGKARAKAKTRSSRAGLQFPVGRVHRLLRKGNYAERVGAGAPVYLAAVLEYLTAEILELAGNAARDNKKTRIIPRHLQLAIRNDEELNKLLGKVTIAQGGVLPNIQAVLLPKKTESHHKAKGK, translated from the coding sequence ATGTCGGGACGCGGGAAGCAGGGCGGCAAGGCTCGCGCCAAGGCCAAGACGCGCTCGTCGCGGGCCGGGCTCCAGTTCCCGGTGGGCCGCGTCCACCGCCTGCTCCGCAAGGGCAACTACGCGGAGCGGGTCGGGGCGGGCGCGCCGGTGTACCTGGCGGCCGTGCTGGAGTACCTGACGGCCGAGATCCTGGAGCTGGCGGGCAACGCGGCCCGCGACAACAAGAAGACGCGCATCATCCCGCGCCACCTGCAGCTGGCCATCCGCAACGACGAGGAGCTCAACAAGCTGCTGGGCAAAGTCACCATCGCGCAGGGCGGCGTCTTGCCCAACATCCAGGCCGTGCTGCTGCCCAAGAAGACCGAGAGCCACCACAAGGCCAAGGGGAAGTAG